GCGCAACCTCCGGATCAAACACGAGGGGATGAACCCGACGGGGTCGTTCAAAGACCGCGGGATGACCGTCGGCGTCCGGGTCGCCCAGGAGGTCGGTGTCGACCGTCTCGCCTGTGCCTCGACGGGCAACACCAGCGCCGCGCTGGCCGCCTACGGCGCTCGCGCTAACCTCGAAACCCTCGTGCTCCTCCCCGCCGGCAAGGTCGCCGCCGGGAAGGTCGCCCAGGCCAGCCTCCACGGCGCGCGCATCCTCGAAGTCGACGGGAACTTCGACTCCTGTCTCGACATCGTGCAGGACCTGGCGAGTCGGGGCGAGGCCTACCTCCTGAACTCCCTCAATCCCTTCCGCCTCGAAGGCCAGAAGACGATCGGGTTCGAGATCCTCGAACGCTTCTACGAGGACGAGGGTCGCTTCCCCGACCGGATCGTCCTCCCCGTCGGGAACGCGGGCAACACCGCGGCGCTGTACAAGGCCTTCCGCGAGCTCGTCCGCAGCGGCGACCTCGCGCCGGGCGACGTGCCCAAGCTGACGGGTGTGCAGGCCGAGGGCGCGGCACCGATGGTCGAGGCCATCGAGAACGGCTGGGAAGACACCGAGCGCTGGGACGAGGTCGAGACCCGCGCGACCGCCATCCGCATCGGCAACCCCGTCAACGCGCCGAAGGCCCTGCCCGGCATCCGCAACACGGACGGAACCGCCGTCGCCGTCTCCGACGA
This Halorientalis sp. IM1011 DNA region includes the following protein-coding sequences:
- the thrC gene encoding threonine synthase produces the protein MATLDLELDGPRTVPEAADDGVWLTCIECGETFAPFDDVRYTCDDCDGLLEARYADAPTLDDFEGRGVWRYSEALPFDSGVTLPEGDTPLHYVPDLEDDIGVRNLRIKHEGMNPTGSFKDRGMTVGVRVAQEVGVDRLACASTGNTSAALAAYGARANLETLVLLPAGKVAAGKVAQASLHGARILEVDGNFDSCLDIVQDLASRGEAYLLNSLNPFRLEGQKTIGFEILERFYEDEGRFPDRIVLPVGNAGNTAALYKAFRELVRSGDLAPGDVPKLTGVQAEGAAPMVEAIENGWEDTERWDEVETRATAIRIGNPVNAPKALPGIRNTDGTAVAVSDERITEAQRDLAEQGVGVEPASAASVAGLRKLREQGEIDAGEDVVCLTTGHLLKDPDAAAEAGADPEPVPNDTDKVLDHLAG